From Quercus lobata isolate SW786 chromosome 1, ValleyOak3.0 Primary Assembly, whole genome shotgun sequence, one genomic window encodes:
- the LOC115952319 gene encoding receptor-like protein 39 — protein sequence MAAISAKGGAVRDSEEVEVLACRKALCYRCRVYGGDFGRSFSVNCVRRSANGVAHALARFARLSDNETVWLEKNPPPAVDALDAFPPLDKDAEYPEYRYNIHMCDNSYPKTASWKEDTDCWSIPSSLSNFTQITYLALASNSFSGLLPLSLFNLPNLSTLYLHNNQLVGPLPNHISGLLNLKDLYLSSNFLNGTLPSWLFSLPSLVKLYINGNQFIGEIGEFKSNSLEYLDLGYNKLQGSIPRSISTFVNLTYLSLSSNNWSIMLELEMISKLKNLYYLDFSNNLVSINNNVTYTLPNLYTLNLSSCNISEFPIFLRTPTNIEFLDLSKNRIYGQVPRWLGHVGSDSLYFLDLRNNLFQGPFPTLNFLSIQYLFVSNNKFTGEIPSSICNASALDIQDLSHNNLSGMIPKCLVHSNVLSMLDLQMNILHGTIPATFSTRNRFRNINLNGNQLEGPLPQSLANCRNLELGSSRSWK from the exons ATGGCTGCTATTTCGGCTAAGGGTGGGGCTGTGAGGGATAGTGAAGAGGTGGAGGTGCTGGCTTGCCGTAAAGCTCTTTGCTATAGATGCAGGGTTTATGGAGGTGATTTTGGAAG ATCCTTTTCAGTCAATTGTGTTAGGCGTAGTGCCAATGGTGTTGCTCATGCTTTGGCTAGATTTGCTAGATTATCTGATAATGAAACTGTATGGTTAGAGAAGAATCCTCCACCAGCAGTTGATGCTCT AGATGCTTTTCCTCCTCTTGATAAAGATGCTGAGTATCCTGAATATAGATATAATATTCATATGTGTGATAATTCTTATCCAAAGACAGCCTCTTGGAAGGAGGATACAGACTGCT GGTCAATTCCATCATCACTCAGTAACTTCACACAAATTACTTATTTGGCTCTAGCATCTAATAGTTTCAGCG GTTTGCTTCCGTTGTCACTATTCAACTTGCCCAATCTCTCAACTTTATACCTTCACAACAATCAACTTGTTGGTCCCCTTCCTAATCACATAAGTGGGCTTTTGAATCTAAAAGATCTCTACTTAAGTTCAAATTTCCTAAATGGGACACTGCCATCTTGGTTGTTCAGTTTGCCATCTTTGgtgaaattatatattaatgGTAATCAATTTATTGGTGAGATTGGTGAATTCAAGTCCAATTCATTGGAGTATCTTGATTTGGGTTATAATAAGCTACAGGGCTCTATACCTAGGTCAATATCTACATTTGTTAACCTTACTTATCTATCTCTCTCATCAAATAATTGGAGTATTATGTTGGAGTTAGAAATGATTTCAAAGCTCAAAAATCTCTACTATCTTGATTTTTCAAATAACTTAGTTAGCATCAACAATAATGTCACCTATACCCTGCCCAATCTTTACACTTTGAACTTGTCTTCTTGCAACATTAGTGAATTCCCAATTTTCTTGAGAACACCAACAAATATAGAATTCTTAGACCTTTCTAAGAATAGAATTTATGGTCAAGTTCCAAGATGGTTGGGGCATGTGGGGAGCgattcattatattttcttgatcTTCGCAACAACTTGTTTCAAGGACCATTTCCCACTCTAAATTTTCTTAGTATACAATATTTGTTTGTCTCAAATAACAAATTCACTGGAGAAATCCCTTCTTCAATTTGCAACGCAAGTGCCCTTGACATTCAAGACTTGTCTCATAACAACTTAAGTGGCATGATTCCTAAGTGTTTGGTACACTCTAATGTCCTCTCAATGTTGGATTTGCAAATGAATATCCTTCATGGTACCATCCCTGCAACATTTTCCACGAGAAATAGATTTAGGAATATTAACCTTAATGGCAATCAATTGGAAGGGCCATTGCCACAATCTTTGGCAAATTGTAGGaacttggaacttggaagttCTAGATCTTGGAAGTAA
- the LOC115986390 gene encoding phosphoribosylaminoimidazole carboxylase, chloroplastic-like isoform X2 produces the protein MLCQAASQMAIKVMVLDPLENCPASALSYHHMVGSFDDSAMVQEFAKRCDVLTVEIEHVDVATMEMLEQQGVDCQPKASTIRIIQDKYLQKVHFSQHAIPLPEFMQIDDLEGAKRAGELFGYPLMIKSKRLAYDGRGNAVAHNEEELSSAVAALGGFDRGLYVEKWAPFVKELAVIVARGRDNSILCYPVVETIHKENICHIVRAPANVSWDIRKHATDVAYKAVSSLEGAGVFAVELFLTGDGQILLNEVAPRPHNSGHHTIESCYTSQFEQHLRAVVGLPLGEPSMKTPAAVMYNILGEDEGEPGFILAHQLIRRALSIPGATVHWYDKPEMRKQRKMGHVTIVGPSMGDVEERLKSILKEEGSDCKAAVTPRVGIIMGSDSDLPVMKDAARILNMFGVPYEVKIVSAHRTPEMMFSYASSALERGIQIIVAGAGGAAHLPGMVAALTPLPVIGVPVRASALDGLDSLLSIVQMPRGVPVATVAINNATNAGLLAVRMMGIRDADLMARMSQYQEDTRNDVLRKAEKLEKDGWESYLNP, from the exons ATGCTATGTCAAGCAGCTTCTCAAATGGCTATTAAAGTAATGGTTTTGGATCCGCTTGAGAACTGCCCTGCAAGTGCACTTTCTTATCATCATATGGTTGGAAGCTTTGATGATAGTGCTATGGTTCAGGAATTTGCGAAAAG ATGTGATGTATTGACTGTAGAAATTGAGCATGTTGATGTTGCAACCATGGAGATGCTTGAGCAACAAGGAGTGGATTGCCAGCCTAAAGCCTCAACTATCCGAATTATTCAG gacaaatatcttcaaaaggtTCATTTTTCTCAGCATGCCATTCCACTTCCTGAGTTCATGCAG ATAGATGATCTTGAAGGTGCCAAGAGAGCAGGTGAACTATTTGGCTATCCTCTTATGATTAAGAGCAAAAGGTTAGCTTATGATGGGCGTGGAAATGCTGTTGCTCACAATGAGGAGGAGCTCTCTTCCGCTGTAGCTG CTCTTGGAGGATTTGATCGTGGTTTATATGTTGAAAAGTGGGCACCCTTTGTAAAG GAGCTGGCTGTCATTGTTGCAAGAGGAAGAGACAATTCTATTTTGTGCTATCCTGTTGTTGAAACCATTCACAA GGAAAACATTTGTCACATAGTCAGGGCACCAGCTAATGTGTCATGGGATATTAGGAAACATGCTACTGATGTTGCCTACAAAGCTGTTAGTTCATTAGAAGGTGCTGGTGTGTTTGCAGTTGAATTGTTTTTGACTGGGGATGGTCAG ATTCTTCTAAATGAAGTGGCTCCTAGACCCCATAATAGTGGTCATCACACAATTGAGTCTTGCTACACCTCACAATTTGAACAACATTTGCGGGCTGTTGTTGGTCTTCCACTTGGTGAGCCATCAATGAAAACTCCTGCTGCTGTCATGTACAATATACTGGGTGAAGATGAG GGTGAGCCTGGTTTTATTTTAGCTCATCAACTGATTAGAAGGGCATTGAGTATTCCTGGGGCTACTGTTCATTGGTATGACAAGCCAG AAATGCGAAAGCAGCGAAAGATGGGCCATGTCACAATTGTTGGGCCTTCCATGGGTGATGTGGAAGAACGATTAAAATCAATTCTGAAGGAAGAAGGTTCTGATTGTAAGGCTGCAG TGACACCACGTGTTGGGATCATTATGGGTTCTGATTCAGATCTTCCTGTTATGAAGGATGCTGCAAGGATTTTGAATATGTTTGGTGTGCCTTATGAG GTGAAAATAGTTTCAGCTCACCGGACCCCTGAAATGATGTTTTCATATGCCTCATCTGCCCTGGAGAGAGGCATTCAGATTATCGTTGCTGGTGCTGGAGGTGCAGCCCACTTGCCAG GTATGGTAGCTGCACTCACTCCCTTGCCTGTTATTGGCGTCCCTGTGCGTGCTTCTGCATTGGATGGACTTGATTCACTCCTGTCCATTGTGCAG ATGCCAAGGGGTGTTCCAGTTGCAACAGTTGCAATAAACAATGCTACCAATGCAGGTTTGCTTGCAGTAAGGATGATGGGGATTCGTGATGCTGACCTAATGGCAAG AATGAGCCAGTATCAAGAAGACACAAGAAATGATGTCTTGAGAAAAGCAGAGAAGCTGGAAAAGGATGGTTGGGAGTCCTATTTGAATCCATAA
- the LOC115986390 gene encoding phosphoribosylaminoimidazole carboxylase, chloroplastic-like isoform X3 — protein sequence MIVLWFRNLRKDRCDVLTVEIEHVDVATMEMLEQQGVDCQPKASTIRIIQDKYLQKVHFSQHAIPLPEFMQIDDLEGAKRAGELFGYPLMIKSKRLAYDGRGNAVAHNEEELSSAVAALGGFDRGLYVEKWAPFVKELAVIVARGRDNSILCYPVVETIHKENICHIVRAPANVSWDIRKHATDVAYKAVSSLEGAGVFAVELFLTGDGQILLNEVAPRPHNSGHHTIESCYTSQFEQHLRAVVGLPLGEPSMKTPAAVMYNILGEDEGEPGFILAHQLIRRALSIPGATVHWYDKPEMRKQRKMGHVTIVGPSMGDVEERLKSILKEEGSDCKAAVTPRVGIIMGSDSDLPVMKDAARILNMFGVPYEVKIVSAHRTPEMMFSYASSALERGIQIIVAGAGGAAHLPGMVAALTPLPVIGVPVRASALDGLDSLLSIVQMPRGVPVATVAINNATNAGLLAVRMMGIRDADLMARMSQYQEDTRNDVLRKAEKLEKDGWESYLNP from the exons ATGATAGTGCTATGGTTCAGGAATTTGCGAAAAG ATAGATGTGATGTATTGACTGTAGAAATTGAGCATGTTGATGTTGCAACCATGGAGATGCTTGAGCAACAAGGAGTGGATTGCCAGCCTAAAGCCTCAACTATCCGAATTATTCAG gacaaatatcttcaaaaggtTCATTTTTCTCAGCATGCCATTCCACTTCCTGAGTTCATGCAG ATAGATGATCTTGAAGGTGCCAAGAGAGCAGGTGAACTATTTGGCTATCCTCTTATGATTAAGAGCAAAAGGTTAGCTTATGATGGGCGTGGAAATGCTGTTGCTCACAATGAGGAGGAGCTCTCTTCCGCTGTAGCTG CTCTTGGAGGATTTGATCGTGGTTTATATGTTGAAAAGTGGGCACCCTTTGTAAAG GAGCTGGCTGTCATTGTTGCAAGAGGAAGAGACAATTCTATTTTGTGCTATCCTGTTGTTGAAACCATTCACAA GGAAAACATTTGTCACATAGTCAGGGCACCAGCTAATGTGTCATGGGATATTAGGAAACATGCTACTGATGTTGCCTACAAAGCTGTTAGTTCATTAGAAGGTGCTGGTGTGTTTGCAGTTGAATTGTTTTTGACTGGGGATGGTCAG ATTCTTCTAAATGAAGTGGCTCCTAGACCCCATAATAGTGGTCATCACACAATTGAGTCTTGCTACACCTCACAATTTGAACAACATTTGCGGGCTGTTGTTGGTCTTCCACTTGGTGAGCCATCAATGAAAACTCCTGCTGCTGTCATGTACAATATACTGGGTGAAGATGAG GGTGAGCCTGGTTTTATTTTAGCTCATCAACTGATTAGAAGGGCATTGAGTATTCCTGGGGCTACTGTTCATTGGTATGACAAGCCAG AAATGCGAAAGCAGCGAAAGATGGGCCATGTCACAATTGTTGGGCCTTCCATGGGTGATGTGGAAGAACGATTAAAATCAATTCTGAAGGAAGAAGGTTCTGATTGTAAGGCTGCAG TGACACCACGTGTTGGGATCATTATGGGTTCTGATTCAGATCTTCCTGTTATGAAGGATGCTGCAAGGATTTTGAATATGTTTGGTGTGCCTTATGAG GTGAAAATAGTTTCAGCTCACCGGACCCCTGAAATGATGTTTTCATATGCCTCATCTGCCCTGGAGAGAGGCATTCAGATTATCGTTGCTGGTGCTGGAGGTGCAGCCCACTTGCCAG GTATGGTAGCTGCACTCACTCCCTTGCCTGTTATTGGCGTCCCTGTGCGTGCTTCTGCATTGGATGGACTTGATTCACTCCTGTCCATTGTGCAG ATGCCAAGGGGTGTTCCAGTTGCAACAGTTGCAATAAACAATGCTACCAATGCAGGTTTGCTTGCAGTAAGGATGATGGGGATTCGTGATGCTGACCTAATGGCAAG AATGAGCCAGTATCAAGAAGACACAAGAAATGATGTCTTGAGAAAAGCAGAGAAGCTGGAAAAGGATGGTTGGGAGTCCTATTTGAATCCATAA
- the LOC115952318 gene encoding receptor-like protein 33, which produces MTNVDEGKVALKYMGEEYYQDSLNVMMKGNYIELVRIQIVFTTIDFSNNNFKGKMPKIIGRLKLLKGLNFSHNNLTGYIPSSFGNLKNLEWLDLSFNKLIEEIPGQLVDLPWLEVLKLSHNQLTGHITSGKQFNTFDNDSYTENLGLCGFPLSRICNNH; this is translated from the coding sequence ATGACAAATGTGGATGAAGGAAAAGTTGCGTTGAAATATATGGGAGAGGAGTATTATCAGGATTCTTTGAATGTGATGATGAAAGGAAATTATATTGAGTTGGTGAGAATCCAAATTGTCTTCACGAccattgatttttcaaataataatttcaaaggAAAGATGCCAAAGATAATTGGGAGGCTAAAATTACTGAAGGGGCTTAACTTTTCTCACAATAACCTTACAGGTTATATTCCATCATCAtttggaaatttgaaaaatcttgaATGGTTAGACCTCTCTTTCAACAAGCTTATCGAGGAGATTCCTGGGCAATTGGTAGATCTACCATGGCTTGAAGTCTTAAAGTTGTCACATAACCAACTTACAGGACACATAACTTCAGGAAAGCAATTCAATACATTTGATAATGATTCATACACTGAAAACCTAGGATTATGTGGCTTTCCATTGTCAAGAATATGCAACAACCATTGA
- the LOC115986390 gene encoding phosphoribosylaminoimidazole carboxylase, chloroplastic-like isoform X1, which produces MLHQSLTINGAATNTDTISSFNPCLAPRITPPPPPPTTLSFFFSMNHSTKQNPLLSSSSLKHTTPVFASQASRVTHETSPSKDDVPVHGLSEVIVGVLGGGQLGRMLCQAASQMAIKVMVLDPLENCPASALSYHHMVGSFDDSAMVQEFAKRCDVLTVEIEHVDVATMEMLEQQGVDCQPKASTIRIIQDKYLQKVHFSQHAIPLPEFMQIDDLEGAKRAGELFGYPLMIKSKRLAYDGRGNAVAHNEEELSSAVAALGGFDRGLYVEKWAPFVKELAVIVARGRDNSILCYPVVETIHKENICHIVRAPANVSWDIRKHATDVAYKAVSSLEGAGVFAVELFLTGDGQILLNEVAPRPHNSGHHTIESCYTSQFEQHLRAVVGLPLGEPSMKTPAAVMYNILGEDEGEPGFILAHQLIRRALSIPGATVHWYDKPEMRKQRKMGHVTIVGPSMGDVEERLKSILKEEGSDCKAAVTPRVGIIMGSDSDLPVMKDAARILNMFGVPYEVKIVSAHRTPEMMFSYASSALERGIQIIVAGAGGAAHLPGMVAALTPLPVIGVPVRASALDGLDSLLSIVQMPRGVPVATVAINNATNAGLLAVRMMGIRDADLMARMSQYQEDTRNDVLRKAEKLEKDGWESYLNP; this is translated from the exons ATGCTACACCAAAGCTTAACTATCAACGGCGCAGCCACAAATACAGATACTATCTCCAGCTTTAATCCCTGTTTGGCTCCACGAataacaccaccaccaccaccgccgaCCACACtcagcttcttcttctccatGAACCACTCCACCAAACAAAaccctcttctctcttcttcttctttaaagcACACAACTCCAGTCTTCGCTTCTCAGGCCTCACGTGTCACTCACGAGACCTCACCTAG CAAAGATGATGTGCCTGTACATGGACTATCTGAGGTGATTGTTGGTGTTTTGGGAGGAGGGCAACTGGGTCGTATGCTATGTCAAGCAGCTTCTCAAATGGCTATTAAAGTAATGGTTTTGGATCCGCTTGAGAACTGCCCTGCAAGTGCACTTTCTTATCATCATATGGTTGGAAGCTTTGATGATAGTGCTATGGTTCAGGAATTTGCGAAAAG ATGTGATGTATTGACTGTAGAAATTGAGCATGTTGATGTTGCAACCATGGAGATGCTTGAGCAACAAGGAGTGGATTGCCAGCCTAAAGCCTCAACTATCCGAATTATTCAG gacaaatatcttcaaaaggtTCATTTTTCTCAGCATGCCATTCCACTTCCTGAGTTCATGCAG ATAGATGATCTTGAAGGTGCCAAGAGAGCAGGTGAACTATTTGGCTATCCTCTTATGATTAAGAGCAAAAGGTTAGCTTATGATGGGCGTGGAAATGCTGTTGCTCACAATGAGGAGGAGCTCTCTTCCGCTGTAGCTG CTCTTGGAGGATTTGATCGTGGTTTATATGTTGAAAAGTGGGCACCCTTTGTAAAG GAGCTGGCTGTCATTGTTGCAAGAGGAAGAGACAATTCTATTTTGTGCTATCCTGTTGTTGAAACCATTCACAA GGAAAACATTTGTCACATAGTCAGGGCACCAGCTAATGTGTCATGGGATATTAGGAAACATGCTACTGATGTTGCCTACAAAGCTGTTAGTTCATTAGAAGGTGCTGGTGTGTTTGCAGTTGAATTGTTTTTGACTGGGGATGGTCAG ATTCTTCTAAATGAAGTGGCTCCTAGACCCCATAATAGTGGTCATCACACAATTGAGTCTTGCTACACCTCACAATTTGAACAACATTTGCGGGCTGTTGTTGGTCTTCCACTTGGTGAGCCATCAATGAAAACTCCTGCTGCTGTCATGTACAATATACTGGGTGAAGATGAG GGTGAGCCTGGTTTTATTTTAGCTCATCAACTGATTAGAAGGGCATTGAGTATTCCTGGGGCTACTGTTCATTGGTATGACAAGCCAG AAATGCGAAAGCAGCGAAAGATGGGCCATGTCACAATTGTTGGGCCTTCCATGGGTGATGTGGAAGAACGATTAAAATCAATTCTGAAGGAAGAAGGTTCTGATTGTAAGGCTGCAG TGACACCACGTGTTGGGATCATTATGGGTTCTGATTCAGATCTTCCTGTTATGAAGGATGCTGCAAGGATTTTGAATATGTTTGGTGTGCCTTATGAG GTGAAAATAGTTTCAGCTCACCGGACCCCTGAAATGATGTTTTCATATGCCTCATCTGCCCTGGAGAGAGGCATTCAGATTATCGTTGCTGGTGCTGGAGGTGCAGCCCACTTGCCAG GTATGGTAGCTGCACTCACTCCCTTGCCTGTTATTGGCGTCCCTGTGCGTGCTTCTGCATTGGATGGACTTGATTCACTCCTGTCCATTGTGCAG ATGCCAAGGGGTGTTCCAGTTGCAACAGTTGCAATAAACAATGCTACCAATGCAGGTTTGCTTGCAGTAAGGATGATGGGGATTCGTGATGCTGACCTAATGGCAAG AATGAGCCAGTATCAAGAAGACACAAGAAATGATGTCTTGAGAAAAGCAGAGAAGCTGGAAAAGGATGGTTGGGAGTCCTATTTGAATCCATAA